GCAGACGGTTGCTGGCTGGAGGAAGCCAGGAAGGCActagaggaagagaggggagagtgtCGTGGTTGCGGGGGAGCAGCGGCGCCTGCTGATGAGGCGGTGGTTATGTTAGACGCTCCTGAGAAGCCCTCTGAAAAGAATAAGAAACCATTTGTCGCTTACTAAAACCATTTTGAGCACAATTTCTATGTTGGATTAATCAGTACCTTGCATCCCCTGCAGGATCTCAATGCGTTTGGCTCTCAGAGTGTTGACCTCAGCAGAaaactaaaacaggaaacaaagcaTTTAATGCAAATCTTTGAATGGACAtctaaaaaggaaaagataCAAAATGTATGATTTGACATGTTCTTCATTTGTAATATTTCCTTCACTAGAGCAGTTACCTGCTGTCTCAGTAACAGAATTCTCTGGACCTCTGTGTAGGCCGTCTGCAGCGCGTTTCGAGCCTGGATCAGAGAAATGTCCAAATCCTGCAGCGAGTGGCTCAGCTCGTCCTCCCTCAGGGACACGGCCAGCAGCTGGTCCATCTGACCCTGATCTAAAAGTGAACAACAGGATGGACGACGTTGGGAAACATTACTGAGTTTCACATGATAAATGTCTGAAGTCCATCTTAATACATTTGTGCTTGTGCAGTCGTTTTCATTTTTGCAGTATTCTCATAGCCTTGCAACAACATGTGATGTGAATACAATTTAGATTCTTCTACTGTGAAGTGGAAATGACTGAAAACGCCATAAATCTTTAAATCTAGGTTATGATTACACGTTATAACGCACAGCTACAGTAGACAAAATGTCAGAATtacctttgtttgaatttgttcttttcttttttccatttgacTCCTTTTCAGAAATGTCAtcatcctgtaaaaaaaaacagacaacttAATTACAACAAGAATTTAAGAATTTAAGAAATAAGAATTTGGTGGGAAACTTTGTTCTGGAACAATATTCTACTCACCTTGGTGTGCTTCCTCTTGTTGGCACTACCCAAACCTCCATTCTCAAGATTCACGCTTGGCTCTGCTTGGCCGGGGGCTGCTGTTACTGTGTGACTGCTCGCACCCTGATCTGATGTGCCAGGCTCCTGCAGCAAAGACCCTGACTGTTCGTCCCTGTGGGAGTCGATCTCTGTCGTGTCCTGGGGCGGCGGCGGCAAAGTCAAGTGTGTTGGTGAAGGACTGACTGGGATCGACTCCCAGTGGAAGCCTTCGGACAGAGGCAGGTCAGTGTCCGGTGGTTGTGTTGAGCTTCTGTGTTCAGGTGGAGGGTTCGACAACTCAATTCTTaacctgtaaacacacataaTGACACATTTAAGTAAAACAGACttgatttgtatagcacttatcatAAAAACAATGTAACGCAACAAGCCTCTCAGAATCAGAGtcaaataatcaaaattaaatcaaatcaataaaaacaacagagcaaGACAGGAACTGAGGTAACGCCATCGGAAATCTCAAATTTATAAAGAGGAAACACCAAAGGCAGGTAGAAAGAGATCAAATGATgaagattaaataataaaatactaaaagatTTTCCAAAGTAAAAAGAACTctgaaagtacacacacacacacacacacacacacacacacacacacacacacacacacacacacacacacacacacacacacacacacacacacacacacacacacacacacacacacacacacacacacaccaaataaaAGATGTTTACACGTGTTTTGATGGTGGTTTGCTCACCTGGGCGTTCTTGTGATGCTGACCTGCCTCTCTCGTTTCCTCTTGTTGTACATCTCACTCCAGCTCAGCTTGTTCTTGGCCCCTGATGAGTTGAGCGACTTTCGTCCAACCTCCTTCCCCGTCTGACTTCTTCTTGGTTCGTGGGCGATTCGAACCCTGTGGTTGCTTTGCTCAGAGGATTCGCCGTTGCCTGCGCATCCAGTCATTTCTTGTGTTACTTTGACAGTGGTCTGTTTTGGTGTGGCAGGAGTAACATTGGAAGGACGAACACCAGAAGGTGCTGCAGGTACAAAGATGTTGACCTGTGGATATTGCACAGATGTACTTGCAGCACCTGAAGGTTGCCCTTTTGCGGCTCCAGTCTGTTGGGTGGTGCTGCGATCAGCCACCCGGTCACTTGCCTCACTGTTCTGCCTCCTGGCTTCACGATCTGCTCTGCATGGCTCCCTCACACCCAGCGTTCTTCTGACTTGCCTCAACATCGTACTGACGTCGGCATCCCTGAGCGGAGCTGCACCGGAGGATCTGTTCGCTGAAGCAGGACTAGAGGATCGATGTGAACTTTCTTGTCCTGGTTGAGAAGATCTAGTCCGCTCATTCTGGTTGTGATCAAACATGGTGGCTCCACTATACTGCCTGCTGTAATAGTCATCATAGTGGCTGTTGTCAGGCCATGTAACTTGCTCCGACATGTCAGTCCTGGCCCCGTCATAGGTGTTGTGTGGTCTGTTAACAGATCTCCATGTTTGTGAGTGCTCCACATTGACACGCTGGTTGTAGACAGAAAAGTTGTCACTGTACCTCATGTGGGAACTCGTGTATGAACTCGTGTGGGAACTCGTGTGGGAACCCGGCTGTGGGAACTGTTCTCTGACATGATCGTGATGCCAAGTTCTACCAGCAGGTTGTCCCGAAGAACCCGCCAGTCTTCCACTTTGATTCTGCGGAGTCGTTTCACTTCTGCGAAGAGGTCTTTGCACACTCGACACTTTGTTCTCCTTGTTTTGGACAACAACATTGCTTCTACCTTTCTGGAGGGTTCGCTGCATCTGTTGCTGTGTCCTTTGGTTCACTTGTTTGGGTTTTTGCATCTTCACCACGTTGGATGCCACAGCGCTTCTCTTGGTGGATCCCTGTACCTTCTCCACACGCTTCTGAGCCGCTatctgcttctgtttctttttcttctttcccttttgtTTCTTCCTGTGATGGAGAGAGTCATAGTCATTGTTATGTGCCTCGCAGgagcagtgtgtttgttgtgtattttctttgctcctgttttttttcctcctcctctcgtggTTGAATCACCATGATTGGTCTCCACCTGTGACTGGTCATGCTGCTCATTACTCCCCTCTCCCCCAGACTGGCCTATCACAATTCTGTGTCCTCAATAAAAGACTGTGCTTGTGGAATTCCAGCTCCTTTATTCCCCGTGCTGCCTGTCTGCTGTGCTGCATTGTCTCAATTTGCTGCTTGTTTATAGGTATGAAGAGGAAGGTTGATGGCTTTGTGAGAACCCTGTACATTCTTCCATACAGctagtttatttttatctcgACACACCAGGTTATTGGTTGATGCCACCACTCCAAATCATTGAacatttaattttctctttgaCACTGACTCCCTAAAATCTTTGTGATTGTCGTGATACTGTCTCCAGATACCCAGAGACCCATCCAAGGGCCAAAACACTCATTCAAATGAAACATACAATATCATAATGACATATAGGTGAAATTCTTACTCCTCTTTCTTCAGTGTCTTATTTCTCTCTCGGATCCGGGAGATGGCTTCCTGACTCAGAGTCTTAACCAGAGGAAGAGGCTTTGTGTTTCTAGACATCAAGCCCTGCAACTTGGCTCTGTGTAGCGGAGTGGAGATGTGCTGGGTGTAGTCGTACAAACCCATCGCGTACACCTTACACGCCTGGCATTCGTGAAACACATCCCTGTTCATCGAAGGacataaaatcagaaaacatttgtcagaTATAAGCAGATGTCAAAATCTCTGCTTTTAAGATTGTGGCGAAAGGTTTTGGATCAAATACAAATACTACAGCTGATATTACACCCGAGTTTTCAGAACAATACCACAGAATTTAACGGATCAAATTTTtgttcacaaagaccaaattatgttgttttcatCCAGTTTGTGTccgaggtgtttgtgtgtcagtgcgaGGGAAAGATCAGCTTTGACAGAGGCAACCATTCTACTAAATACTGTTCTATATCATCAATTTAATGGattaagatgttttcatttgacgGACTGGACTCACCTGCCCAGCGCTGACTCCAGCTCCCTGTGGTGCAGCATCCCGTGCATGTGCTCGTGTGCTTCCTGTGTCAGAGAGAATAAAGAGCAGGTGAGAAGGATCCATGTGCTGCTCCACATGTAAACATCTTGGTAAAGTCACTCACACGTCTTGAAAAGGACTTTCGACACAGGATACACTGGGTGAGCCTctcgctctgctgctgctgtggtttcttCTTGCCCTTTTTCTTC
This window of the Hippoglossus stenolepis isolate QCI-W04-F060 chromosome 20, HSTE1.2, whole genome shotgun sequence genome carries:
- the znf106b gene encoding zinc finger protein 106 isoform X2; the encoded protein is MSVVPTPQGAVGKKPVKKKGKKKPQQQQSERLTQCILCRKSFSRREAHEHMHGMLHHRELESALGRDVFHECQACKVYAMGLYDYTQHISTPLHRAKLQGLMSRNTKPLPLVKTLSQEAISRIRERNKTLKKEEKKQKGKKKKKQKQIAAQKRVEKVQGSTKRSAVASNVVKMQKPKQVNQRTQQQMQRTLQKGRSNVVVQNKENKVSSVQRPLRRSETTPQNQSGRLAGSSGQPAGRTWHHDHVREQFPQPGSHTSSHTSSYTSSHMRYSDNFSVYNQRVNVEHSQTWRSVNRPHNTYDGARTDMSEQVTWPDNSHYDDYYSRQYSGATMFDHNQNERTRSSQPGQESSHRSSSPASANRSSGAAPLRDADVSTMLRQVRRTLGVREPCRADREARRQNSEASDRVADRSTTQQTGAAKGQPSGAASTSVQYPQVNIFVPAAPSGVRPSNVTPATPKQTTVKVTQEMTGCAGNGESSEQSNHRVRIAHEPRRSQTGKEVGRKSLNSSGAKNKLSWSEMYNKRKRERQVSITRTPRLRIELSNPPPEHRSSTQPPDTDLPLSEGFHWESIPVSPSPTHLTLPPPPQDTTEIDSHRDEQSGSLLQEPGTSDQGASSHTVTAAPGQAEPSVNLENGGLGSANKRKHTKDDDISEKESNGKKKRTNSNKDQGQMDQLLAVSLREDELSHSLQDLDISLIQARNALQTAYTEVQRILLLRQQFSAEVNTLRAKRIEILQGMQGASNITTASSAGAAAPPQPRHSPLSSSSAFLASSSQQPSATTSVSPISHPRPTPTSVKEEATAAQAGQFVSSSTDAPHVPLNQPVPSLPSELLPPLLLGPSHSASPTTSAAAAASTSVNTRLQQGQESREASKDCVRTTKLPKEAAWMILSDSEEETRGNLGREAADKPLPEIDRDASAAALFNDDGNESDDSVKMMEPSDPVVINIDESDEDLPEAVLDVSAHPEQQVSSVELSCASTQTFQQKEVDRKIPISLPVKAAQSPAESVEDEEPSLGEFLSHAGPVHGMQVHEGLLYTCSGDNTARAYSLTTRESKAVFEGHTNKVNCLLVSSLPSCRAARLYTGSSDQTIRCYSVKSKKCLQRTCLADRVLCLHIAWNILYAGLANGSVVSYDLKTLKQLDVFECHGPRGVSCMGTSQEGARRVLLVGSYDSTVSIRDAKSGLLLRSLDGHTKTVLCMKVVNDLVFSGSSDTSVHAHNIHTGELLRIYKGHGHAVTSIVILGKVMVTACLDQLVRVYELQSHDCLQVYGVHSDMVMCMTIHKSVIYTGCYDGSVQAVKLNLLNNYRCWWQNCSLIFGMAEHLVQHLVGDHSKPSLQMVKCRWRGCEKFFSTQQAVRQKLPDHMRNHVENDSKTQP
- the znf106b gene encoding zinc finger protein 106 isoform X1: MSVVPTPQGAVGKKPVKKKGKKKPQQQQSERLTQCILCRKSFSRREAHEHMHGMLHHRELESALGRDVFHECQACKVYAMGLYDYTQHISTPLHRAKLQGLMSRNTKPLPLVKTLSQEAISRIRERNKTLKKEEKKQKGKKKKKQKQIAAQKRVEKVQGSTKRSAVASNVVKMQKPKQVNQRTQQQMQRTLQKGRSNVVVQNKENKVSSVQRPLRRSETTPQNQSGRLAGSSGQPAGRTWHHDHVREQFPQPGSHTSSHTSSYTSSHMRYSDNFSVYNQRVNVEHSQTWRSVNRPHNTYDGARTDMSEQVTWPDNSHYDDYYSRQYSGATMFDHNQNERTRSSQPGQESSHRSSSPASANRSSGAAPLRDADVSTMLRQVRRTLGVREPCRADREARRQNSEASDRVADRSTTQQTGAAKGQPSGAASTSVQYPQVNIFVPAAPSGVRPSNVTPATPKQTTVKVTQEMTGCAGNGESSEQSNHRVRIAHEPRRSQTGKEVGRKSLNSSGAKNKLSWSEMYNKRKRERQVSITRTPRLRIELSNPPPEHRSSTQPPDTDLPLSEGFHWESIPVSPSPTHLTLPPPPQDTTEIDSHRDEQSGSLLQEPGTSDQGASSHTVTAAPGQAEPSVNLENGGLGSANKRKHTKDDDISEKESNGKKKRTNSNKDQGQMDQLLAVSLREDELSHSLQDLDISLIQARNALQTAYTEVQRILLLRQQFSAEVNTLRAKRIEILQGMQEGFSGASNITTASSAGAAAPPQPRHSPLSSSSAFLASSSQQPSATTSVSPISHPRPTPTSVKEEATAAQAGQFVSSSTDAPHVPLNQPVPSLPSELLPPLLLGPSHSASPTTSAAAAASTSVNTRLQQGQESREASKDCVRTTKLPKEAAWMILSDSEEETRGNLGREAADKPLPEIDRDASAAALFNDDGNESDDSVKMMEPSDPVVINIDESDEDLPEAVLDVSAHPEQQVSSVELSCASTQTFQQKEVDRKIPISLPVKAAQSPAESVEDEEPSLGEFLSHAGPVHGMQVHEGLLYTCSGDNTARAYSLTTRESKAVFEGHTNKVNCLLVSSLPSCRAARLYTGSSDQTIRCYSVKSKKCLQRTCLADRVLCLHIAWNILYAGLANGSVVSYDLKTLKQLDVFECHGPRGVSCMGTSQEGARRVLLVGSYDSTVSIRDAKSGLLLRSLDGHTKTVLCMKVVNDLVFSGSSDTSVHAHNIHTGELLRIYKGHGHAVTSIVILGKVMVTACLDQLVRVYELQSHDCLQVYGVHSDMVMCMTIHKSVIYTGCYDGSVQAVKLNLLNNYRCWWQNCSLIFGMAEHLVQHLVGDHSKPSLQMVKCRWRGCEKFFSTQQAVRQKLPDHMRNHVENDSKTQP